Proteins from one Aspergillus nidulans FGSC A4 chromosome VIII genomic window:
- a CDS encoding Fibronectin type III domain protein (transcript_id=CADANIAT00001858), whose amino-acid sequence MALFLAASILWALSWLLYRAWQVCQTPNEVLIEKLGLDIPPPPEVTLEEITARGIRIAWKQPEFHNSIHKHIIQVNGAKVGESKRAETAVEILNLTPGSIYHICVLSISAANFQTPSAVIHVRTKSLPASQAGDNASATGPTIRASIPRSTAGLPAPSAPLMAREHSGGPLQKRSSVGRRQSPAAGAADISQNHPDNTLNSAASYDQSEDISLLADRLKNLQHDNDAVEKQTLEEEEEHIALLKDLEKQRDDLRKRVKEKDEASGDLKKHVNKLESVNRTVQSEKAKRERVLQQKEADRKKRRNDLLRWQEQMPQISADTAQARQEKERLEEEGKKRADEVREKIAKEQAEMRAIDEEIQDKGGRVKKLEDERKGYTDEDGEDGNELDRIDNERARQWEIKLSHLQARYATLVNLHTQAQQQYQEAQERLKWLTSQRAGTAPFSLPPMDLELPSGATIRPPRRHRSSLNSNVSSPMNFPSLEPFPTSVTYNPPTTGSPTFAPASSFFNINNGMTLPGLTGEPESYRRGSDFSITNPQMSPRADALLPSDLLGDEESPELPRPVLRSRFSNIEQDTTKRDSFPADPSSPESSGSKPASLLGSPEEVQKGPQEANSQTAPSGDAEEAPKSASRRLSGLFNFNRPRGKTLAEDPPLLGTLKQGQSQSFPREMDEIEPIGPRRRRLSYTTSWANPMSLLPRTHTAGATPDSSSDHLPSRRTAISSIFSPSRFGFGSGSGLSKGEGADSVSGYNQFSPRHDPIDPSSILGTVRRRGSLSPRPSSTFSFDNLLPHPSTDNRHFGWPSADKPGHRSPLGFDWTSPSTWSRTQSRRPSTTQYGSSGHLPLGFTAEPDFLDDSFERQGRPLQAPIGTRPSSSHRPITPKLNPAAPTFKTIFRSKGSEKKEDKEKGQTTEEADTSFDMSFDHGSPSESRASRDSRSLSSFPGDSYESLERMPSATSAENASSKESFIRKITRKGSSSKFGSWKDRSGLFSRKSDASQGDVDEEGDSEAQLAKSIDSTVSSAPSRSSLSFFSRKSKKSDKAASETSERPSERISEYGDDEIPEEETI is encoded by the exons ATGGCGCTCTTCTTGGCAGCCAGTATCCTATGGGCTCTGAGCTG GTTACTATACCGTGCATGGCAAGTTTGTCAGACTCCCAATGAGGTATTGATTGAGAAGCTTGGTTTGGATATCCCTCCCCCGCCAGAAGTTACGCTGGAAGAGATAACGGCGCGAGGGATACGGATCGCCTGGAAGCAGCCGGAATTCCACAACTCTATCCACAAACATATCATTCAAGTAAATGGCGCTAAAG TTGGCGAATCCAAACGAGCGGAAACCGCAGTCGAAATCCTGAACCTGACTCCTGGGAGCATATACCACATTTGTGTCTTGTCCATTAGCGCAGCAAATTTTCAGACCCCCAGTGCAGTTATTCATGTGCGCACTAAGTCACTTCCGGCATCCCAAGCCGGAGACAATGCCTCAGCAACCGGTCCTACGATTCGAGCGTCAATTCCCCGGTCAACAGCCGGTCTCCCTGCTCCTTCGGCGCCGTTAATGGCCCGCGAACATAGTGGCGGCCCACTACAGAAGCGTTCATCTGTTGGGCGCCGACAGTCCCCTGCGGCCGGTGCAGCAGACATTTCGCAAAATCATCCGGACAATACACTGAACAGCGCTGCATCCTACGATCAGAGCGAAGATATATCCCTGCTAGCGGACCGATTGAAGAATCTGCAACACGACAATGATGCTGTAGAGAAGCAGACtctcgaggaggaggaagaacatATCGCATTATtgaaggatctggagaagcagcgaGATGACTTGAGGAAACGGGTTAAGGAGAAAGACGAGGCTAGCGGCGACCTCAAGAAGCATGTCAACAAGCTGGAAAGTGTTAATCGGACGGTACAAAGCGAAAAGGCAAAACGTGAGAGGGTTCTCCAGCAAAAGGAGGCTGATCGCAAGAAACGGAGGAACGATCTTTTACGCTGGCAAGAACAAATGCCGCAGATTTCTGCGGATACGGCGCAGGCTAGgcaagagaaggagcgcctcgaagaggagggaaagaaacGCGCGGACGAAGTTAGAGAAAAGATTGCGAAGGAGCAGGCCGAGATGAGGGCAATCGATGAGGAAATTCAAGATAAGGGTGGACGGGTCAAGAAACTTGAGGACGAAAGGAAAGGGTAcacggatgaagatggagaggatgGTAATGAGCTGGATCGCATTGACAATGAACGAGCCCGGCAGTGGGAAATCAAGCTCAGCCATTTGCAAGCACGCTATGCTACGCTTGTAAACCTCCATACGCAGGCTCAACAACAATACCAAGAGGCACAGGAACGCTTGAAATGGTTGACCTCGCAGCGAGCCGGTACGGCGCCGTTCTCTCTGCCACCTATGGATCTAGAACTACCCTCCGGGGCAACTATCCGCCCACCCCGGCGCCATCGCAGCTCGCTCAACAGCAATGTCTCGTCGCCAATGAATTTCCCTTCTCTAGAACCATTTCCTACTAGCGTGACATACAACCCTCCGACCACGGGCTCGCCTACATTCGCACCAGCCTCGTCTTTCTTTAACATTAATAATGGAATGACCCTCCCTGGATTGACCGGTGAGCCTGAAAGTTACCGTAGAGGTTCCGATTTCTCAATCACGAATCCTCAGATGAGCCCTCGAGCGGACGCTCTGCTTCCGTCTGATCTActtggcgatgaagaatcACCCGAATTGCCGCGGCCTGTCCTCAGAAGTCGATTCTCGAATATTGAGCAGGATACGACTAAGCGTGACAGTTTCCCCGCTGATCCATCTTCACCAGAATCCTCTGGCAGCAAACCCGCCAGTCTCTTGGGTAGTCCTGAGGAAGTACAGAAAGGTCCTCAGGAAGCTAATTCCCAGACTGCACCCTCGggagatgcagaagaagcaccgAAAAGTGCCTCAAGACGCTTGTCTGGTCTTTTCAACTTCAATCGTCCGCGTGGTAAAACGCTCGCAGAAGACCCGCCTCTTCTTGGAACATTGAAACAAGGGCAAAGCCAATCATTTCCAAGAGAAATGGATGAAATAGAGCCAATTGGGCCCAGGCGTCGTCGCTTGAGCTATACCACCAGCTGGGCTAATCCAATGTCTTTGCTGCCAAGAACCCACACAGCCGGAGCCACTCCAGATAGCTCATCTGATCATCTGCCGTCCAGACGTACCGCTATCTCCAGCATATTCTCACCAAGCAGATTCGGATTTGGAAGTGGCAGTGGTTTGTCCAAGGGCGAGGGCGCTGATTCTGTTTCAGGGTACAACCAGTTCAGTCCTAGGCACGATCCGATTGACCCGTCGTCGATCTTAGGTACGGTTCGGAGGAGGGGTTCATTGTCTCCCAGGCCATCTTCCACATTCTCATTTGACAACTTACTCCCGCATCCCTCAACAGATAACCGTCACTTTGGTTGGCCTTCTGCTGATAAGCCTGGTCACCGAAGCCCTCTCGGTTTCGACTGGACATCACCGTCCACGTGGTCGAGAACTCAGTCTCGGCGCCCTTCTACGACTCAATATGGATCCTCgggccatcttcctctggGTTTTACAGCTGAACCTGACTTCCTTGATGACTCTTTCGAGAGGCAGGGTCGGCCACTGCAAGCCCCGATTGGTACGCGGCCTTCGTCTTCGCATCGACCAATTACTCCAAAATTGAATCCGGCAGCGCCTACCTTCAAAACCATATTCAGGAGCAAGGgctcagagaagaaggaggataaagagaagGGCCAGACTACTGAGGAGGCGGACACGTCTTTTGACATGTCCTTCGACCATGGCTCTCCCTCAGAATCCCGCGCATCGAGAGACTCTCGATCCCTGTCTAGCTTCCCCGGAGACTCATACGAATCCCTTGAGCGCATGCCATCTGCAACGTCTGCAGAAAACGCGAGCTCGAAAGAATCCTTTATCCGAAAGATCACCCGGAAAGGCAGCTCCAGCAAGTTTGGCTCTTGGAAAGACCGCTCCGGTTTGTTCTCCAGGAAGAGCGATGCTTCGCAAGGCGACGtcgatgaagagggcgatAGCGAGGCACAACTGGCTAAGAGCATCGACAGCACTGTGTCCAGCGCGCCTAGCAGGAGCAGCCTTAGTTTTTTCAGCCGCAAGTCGAAGAAATCCGACAAGGCAGCTAGTGAGACGAGCGAGCGGCCTAGCGAGCGGATTAGCGAGTATGGCGACGATGAGAtaccggaagaagaaactatCTAG
- a CDS encoding phosphatidate phosphatase PAH1 (transcript_id=CADANIAT00001859), producing MQYVRSISGSVSKTWNSINPATLSGAIDVIVIEQEDGTLACSPFHVRFGKFSLLRPYEKKVEFKVNGVKQDYAMKLGEGGEAFFVFPTTDEIPESMQTSPLISPMASPKMQSEENLSTLQEPEYLDLDHSKGANHPPLVSRTARATSDLGLVTPVSQSDEPPPERPARNSFGADVKLDRAVSDGILPTGSHSRSTSTGDYSLQLQRPASASSNEDPDLIRRSQSPPPISLKEAVSRAMSLSQKLSTSNIPSRVTDSGDLMLDMTGYKSNEEDALRAEVVARKILAEELEGNYDIGALIGADEHGNLWIYSSEEAKEAANRRATLNAMRPGSAMSENAISDPGYHSDSDNSLRDPSFQMRHHRAKSDVQPGIPTPPQSPPNTAPAEPVRSYAKTLRLTSDQLKALKLKPGINDMSFSVNKATCTANMYLWRGDTPIVISDIDGTITKSDALGHVLNMIGRDWTHAGVAKLYTDIVNNGYNIMYLTSRSVGQADTTRSYIYGVCQDGYRLPKGPTIMSPDRTMAALRREIYLRKPEVFKMACLRDILGLFNGKENPFYAGFGNRLTDALSYRSVNIPSSRIFTINSNAEVQLDLLSLNKYKSSYVSMRELVDHFFPPVSLLVQAGGEEYTDFMYWRDVPRDFDDISTTDSEDESQADEEEEVDNEYDGELSDDGSELDDDEIAEEELGASFVSQATDSYEEAETQSVASDDEEDFEDEEDDEGPEVAVRGKD from the exons ATGCAGTACGTCAGAAGTATTAGCGGTTCGGTCTCCAAGACCTGGAATTCGATCAATCCAGCCACCTTGAGCGGAGCCATCGATGTGATTGTCATCGAACAGGAAGATG GAACGCTTGCCTGTTCACCATTCCACGTCAGATTCGGCAAGTTCTCTTTGCTCCGGCCATACGAAAAGAAG GTGGAATTCAAAGTGAATGGTGTTAAACAAGATTATGCGATGAAACTGGGAGAGGGCGGGGAggctttcttcgtcttcccgaCAACGGACGAAATACCGGAATCCATGCAGACGTCCCCTCTGATATCACCTATGGCGAGTCCGAAAATGCAAAGCGAGGAAAACTTGTCCACTCTTCAGGAACCGGAATATCTGGATTTGGATCATTCTAAAGGAGCTAATCATCCTCCGTTGGTGTCTCGCACCGCTCGGGCAACCAGCGATCTGG GCTTAGTTACACCAGTATCACAGTCTGATGAACCTCCTCCAGAGCGGCCCGCCCGAAACTCCTTCGGCGCGGATGTAAAATTGGATCGGGCGGTTTCCGACGGCATTTTACCCACTGGAAGCCATTCGCGCAGCACCAGTACGGGCGATTATAGTCTCCAGCTACAGCGGCCTGCATCAGCCAGTTCAAACGAAGATCCGGATCTCATCCGTCGATCCCAAAGTCCACCTCCAATCTCTCTAAAAGAGGCTGTCTCACGTGCGATGTCATTGTCCCAGAAACTATCTACGTCGAATATACCCTCCCGTGTTACTGACAGCGGCGACCTCATGCTGGACATGACAGGTTACAAGAGTAACGAAGAGGATGCTCTCCGTGCGGAAGTCGTGGCACGCAAAATTCTTGCGGAGGAACTGGAAGGGAACTATGATATCGGGGCCCTAATTGGAGCGGACGAGCATGGAAACTTGTGGATATATAGTAGCGAAGAGGCTAAAGAGGCCGCCAACCGCCGAGCGACCCTCAACGCCATGCGGCCCGGCTCCGCTATGAGCGAGAATGCGATTTCTGACCCTGGCTACCATAGTGACAGCGACAATTCCCTTCGCGACCCGTCTTTCCAGATGCGACACCATCGCGCGAAATCTGACGTGCAGCCCGGAATCCCCACGCCGCCGCAATCGCCCCCGAACACCGCCCCAGCAGAACCGGTTCGCAGCTATGCAAAGACGCTACGGCTCACAAGCGACCAGCTCAAGGCACTGAAATTAAAGCCTGGCATTAATGACATGTCCTTCAGTGTGAACAAAGCCACGTGTACGGCCAACATGTATCTATGGCGCGGAGATACCCCAATTGTCATCTCGGATATTGATGGAACCATCACGAA GTCGGATGCCTTGGGTCACGTGCTGAATATGATCGGTCGAGACTGGACTCACGCTGGTGTGGCCAAGTTGTATACCGACATTGTCAACAACGGTTACAACATCATGTATCTCACCAGTAGATCCGTTGGACAAGCAGATACCACTCGCTCGTATATCTATGGCGTTTGCCAGGACGGATACAGGCTTCCGAAAGGCCCTACGATCATGAGTCCGGATCGAACGATGGCGGCGCTTCGAAGGGAAATCTACTTGAGGAAGCCCGAAGTGTTTAAGATGGCGTGCTTGCGGGATATTCTCGGCCTCTTCAACGGGAAAGAGAATCCTTTCTACGCGGGCTTTGGCAATAGGCTTACGGACGCTCTCAGCTACCGATCTGTGAACATCCCGTCCAGCAGGATCTTCACAATTAACTCGAACGCGGAGGTTCAGCTGGACCTTTTAAGCTTGAACAAGTACAAGAGTAGCTATGTCTCTATGCGTGAGCTGGTGGATCACTTCTTTCCTCCAGTCAGCTTGCTGGTTCAAGCTGGCGGTGAAGAATATACCGATTTCATGTATTGGAGGGATGTTCCTCGAGATTTTGACGACATATCAACGACAGAtagcgaggatgaaagccaagccgacgaagaggaagaagtagacAATGAATATGACGGCGAGCTGAGCGACGACGGTAGCGAACTTGACGATGACGAAAttgctgaggaagagcttgggGCTAGTTTCGTCTCCCAGGCTACGGACTCGTACGAGGAAGCCGAGACACAGAGCGTGGCTtcagacgatgaggaagattttgaggatgaagaagatgacgaagggCCCGAAGTCGCAGTCCGCGGGAAGGATTGA
- a CDS encoding uncharacterized protein (transcript_id=CADANIAT00001860) codes for MTVLTSPLRIPIPVTDVASFVFSSGTPTTRQTPQYFDASNPSKNFSLAQAEVLVKQIAKGLEDLGLQPNDKVLLYSHNALFFPVLLWGVLAGRCVFTAVAGGASVKEVEYQLRNSDAKLILAGSTQVPVALDAASRVGLPRDRVYLFCDPEDISNDSSLPVQPWTRIWRPADEVRSWSWKRIQTLKEAQETTAIINYSSGCISHYNAIANSSQLLAKRAIISNDHRGKSRKERLDMAGDRWLAPLPMYHAYGQTYYCLNAARLGAKVFIMKSFNVDQYLLYMDIYRINFMASVPAIMATLAKQPNTSRYNLRAVEIVTSGSAPLSAELGGIIEKLYLRPGVTVKQGWGMTEATCSITGFAPDEEDDGRSIGWLNPNCAARIEKLEGRDFSGVAPDGADVGEIWVAGPNVMKGYYKNPTATNETIVEENGLRWLKTGDIGYFDQRGRMYIVDRLKVYHMCPNPRIYNKLTRIQELIKVKGLQVAPAELEQYLLTHPSVADAAVVGARINGAEYPRAFVVRKDDTVAEHELFDMVKAHFAPHKWLTGGVYFIDQIPRTGSGKIMRRNLPVIDESLPRSKL; via the exons ATGACAGTTCTGACGTCTCCTCTCCGAATTCCCATTCCCGTCACGGACGTTGCCTCCTTCGTCTTTTCTTCGGGCACGCCTACAACCCGCCAAACCCCGCAGTACTTTGATGCCTCCAACCCATCCAAGAACTTCAGCCTTGCGCAAGCAGAAGTGCTCGTGAAACAGATTGCAAAGGGGTTAGAAGACCTTGGTCTGCAGCCAAACGATAAAGTGCTGCTGTACTCGCACAatgctctcttcttcccggtCCTCCTGTGGGGGGTTCTTGCAGGAAGATGTGTCTTTACGGCCGTAGCGGGGGGTGCGAGTGTTAAGG AGGTCGAATATCAGTTGCGCAATTCAGATGCAAAGCTCATCCTTGCGGGTTCGACTCAGGTCCCTGTTGCGCTGGATGCGGCATCCAGAGTTGGTCTACCGAGGGATCGGGTGTACCTCTTCTGCGATCCTGAAGATATTTCAAATGACTCGTCATTACCAGTCCAGCCTTGGACGAGGATCTGGAGGCCTGCTGATGAGGTTCGCTCTTGGTCATGGAAGAGGATTCAAACGCTcaaagaagctcaagagacGACTGCAATAATCAACTACTCTAGCGGGTGT ATATCGCACTATAATGCTATCGCGAACTCTTCTCAGCTCCTCGCAAAGAGAGCCATTATATCGAATGACCATAGAGGCAAGAGCCGCAAAGAGCGGCTCGACATGGCGGGGGATCGGTGGCTGGCTCCGCTGCCTATGTATCATGCCTAT GGCCAAACATACTACTGCCTCAACGCGGCCCGCCTAGGCGCAAAAGTCTTCATCATGAAATCCTTTAATGTCGACCAATACCTCCTCTACATGGATATTTACCGCATCAATTTCATGGCCTCCGTTCCAGCCATCATGGCCACGCTCGCAAAACAGCCAAATACCTCGAGATATAACCTTCGCGCAGTGGAAATCGTAACCAGCGGCTCTGCACCGCTGAGTGCCGAACTCGGCGGTATAATTGAGAAACTCTATCTCCGCCCAGGTGTCACGGTCAAGCAGGGGTGGGGAATGACGGAGGCGACGTGCTCGATTACGGGATTTGCtccagatgaggaggacgatggccGGTCAATCGGTTGGTTGAATCCAAACTGCGCTGCTCGAATCGAGAAGCTTGAAGGGAGGGACTTTAGTGGTGTTGCGCCGGACGGGGCGGATGTAGGCGAGATCTGGGTCGCTGGGCCAAATGTTATGAAGGGTTATTACAAGAATCCGACAGCCACAAACGAGACGATTGTCGAAGAGAATGGGTTAAGATGGCTGAAGACGGGGGATATTGGATATTTCGATCAAAGGGGGCGTATGTATATTGTCGATCGATTAAAGGTATATCATATGTGTCCTAACCCCAGGATCTACAACAAACTGACACGGATccaggagctcatcaaggtcAAAGGGCTGCAAGTTGCCCCGGCTGAGTTGGAGCAGTATCTTCTCACCCACCCCAGCGTCGCCGATGCAGCTGTTGTTGGTGCGAGGAT AAATGGCGCTGAGTACCCGCGAGCATTTGTCGTGCGTAAAGATGACACTGTAGCAGAACATGAGCTGTTCGACATGGTCAAGGCACACTTCGCTCCACACAAGTGGTTGACAGGAGGTGTGTACTTCATAGACCAGATTCCCCGGACTGGAAGCGGGAAGATCATGCGGCGGAATTTGCCTGTTATTGATGAATCCCTGCCGCGCTCGAAGCTGTGA
- a CDS encoding uncharacterized protein (transcript_id=CADANIAT00001861), producing the protein MAEAMQWQIDIPSLSQLVFSAGAHGLKQLALAGVEPHTIGCMLMIAEYTPASQDFRTQLNKARQQQRMDRVWLFKLVEIGACTNFIADQMLKTRAGENVLALIAAVATVMDEQSCTAVLLSLFEAANVSLDNTPGIMQLQRIRSCLAPLAGKTGFAEKTLQYHHFFLSLLEKKNNGESQRPRGSPYEGLPEVKDMPKMIRLVHRLISLGGRRCLVRYSVLRGAAWMATYASYILGLRMCAVKADGTPVPMTSSYEEAQVIFEVSAPESAGSLYLEGNLQDLITLETAQISIRNGWRVDCSMVDFVSLHHSDLRQSQPVAFSRISAFAAIEALNETSTLSLSFDPIDSDSTWYRSQYSSSMGFLSFTLAALPDIQARALHILRILGFRPPEDGYRFRPHGGVATYSCHGHDSDPPPLVESGLEQLKNTYESLRGQYLEQDNLAIGKDTDLERLRFYLDDYRNSALYEAANWPRQVLRELVSSITVAVHFASRLAFTDWDVNLRIMSALTMSHRELPPIRLRQKTEFEGHLCEAIALCSDSMSVDSIEQRLWNADWVGLDIDGIAILRNASMPESWANMKGAYLGFRRGRILHENQQYTKIRTDRIYTQSQNLLATKIKKCTAATAPINGCPSIQSRVLIMPIADTIFMRLEATPTPGAPVIGDGSLSATYAPDYLVTAPCQHGYDPRSATLTMEYPFLLGFAEGLFFDDHALQDIRPGNYAGMNVFYQLTSENHLAQWLALQWQPANDPFRCLRIIQKGCCLQCLLGRLGKVLEQLQSSAHHQYQRLQGYPVCIIAGKEEA; encoded by the coding sequence ATGGCCGAAGCTATGCAATGGCAAATCGACATCCCCAGTCTCTCGCAGCTGGTATTCAGCGCCGGCGCACACGGGTTGAAGCAACTAGCACTGGCGGGCGTCGAACCTCATACAATCGGCTGCATGCTCATGATCGCCGAGTATACCCCAGCATCGCAAGACTTCAGGACCCAGCTGAACAAGGCtcggcagcaacagcgcaTGGACCGGGTATggctcttcaagctcgtGGAGATTGGAGCATGTACGAACTTCATTGCGGatcagatgctgaagacgagAGCAGGTGAGAACGTGCTGGCTCTAATTGCGGCCGTGGCCACTGTGATGGACGAGCAGAGCTGTACGGCAGTGCTGTTGTCCCTATTCGAAGCCGCCAACGTATCTCTAGACAACACGCCCGGCATCATGCAGCTACAGAGAATCCGAAGCTGTCTCGCCCCGCTGGCGGGCAAGACAGGGTTCGCGGAGAAGACCCTGCAGTACCACCATTTTTTCCTATCGCTACTggaaaaaaagaacaatGGAGAGTCGCAGAGACCTAGAGGGTCACCGTATGAGGGTCTGCCAGAGGTCAAAGATATGCCGAAGATGATACGGCTGGTACATAGACTGATCAGCTTAGGCGGTCGACGGTGTCTCGTTCGGTACAGCGTCCTGCGTGGTGCTGCATGGATGGCGACATACGCATCGTACATTCTGGGACTCCGGATGTGCGCGGTGAAAGCAGATGGTACGCCAGTGCCCATGACGAGCAGCTATGAGGAAGCCCAGGTCATCTTCGAGGTCTCTGCCCCTGAGAGCGCCGGAAGCCTCTACCTGGAAGGAAATCTTCAGGACCTCATTACATTAGAGACAGCCCAAATCTCCATCAGAAATGGCTGGCGGGTTGACTGCTCCATGGTGGACTTTGTCAGTCTGCATCACTCAGACCTGCGCCAGTCACAGCCTGTGGCCTTCTCCCGAATATCAGCGTTTGCTGCAATTGAGGCGCTCAACGAAACCTCCACCCTAAGTCTTTCCTTCGACCCGATTGATTCTGATTCCACCTGGTACCGGTCTCAATACTCCTCATCCATGGGCTTCCTCTCATTCACCCTTGCAGCCCTCCCTGACATCCAGGCTAGGGCGCTGCACATCCTGAGGATCCTTGGCTTTCGTCCGCCAGAGGATGGGTATCGTTTTCGTCCACATGGCGGAGTAGCAACATACTCCTGTCATGGCCACGACAGTGACCCTCCTCCCCTTGTGGAAAGTGGGCTGGAGCAGCTGAAAAATACGTATGAGTCTCTACGGGGACAGTATCTTGAACAGGACAACCTGGCAATTGGCAAAGACACGGACCTTGAGCGGCTCAGGTTTTATCTGGACGACTATAGGAATTCGGCCCTGTACGAGGCAGCTAATTGGCCCCGGCAGGTACTCAGGGAGCTGGTTTCCAGTATCACCGTTGCCGTCCATTTTGCGTCTCGGCTGGCCTTTACCGACTGGGATGTGAACCTGCGCATCATGTCTGCTTTGACCATGTCCCATAGAGAGCTGCCACCTATACGTCTTCGTCAGAAGACGGAATTTGAGGGACACTTATGCGAGGCAATCGCACTGTGTTCTGACAGTATGTCGGTCGATAGTATTGAGCAGCGTCTTTGGAATGCCGACTGGGTTGGCTTAGATATCGACGGCATAGCCATTCTCCGCAACGCTTCCATGCCTGAATCCTGGGCTAACATGAAGGGAGCCTATCTCGGTTTCCGACGTGGACGCATCCTGCACGAAAATCAGCAATATACAAAGATCCGGACAGACCGCATCTACACCCAGTCACAGAATCTCCTCGCAACGAAGATAAAGAAATGCACTGCGGCGACCGCCCCGATAAATGGCTGTCCTTCAATACAGTCCCGCGTCCTCATCATGCCAATAGCGGATACCATCTTTATGCGCCTCGAAGCAACTCCTACCCCAGGAGCTCCAGTCATCGGAGACGGCAGCCTGTCAGCCACATATGCTCCTGACTACCTGGTCACAGCGCCCTGCCAACACGGATATGATCCTAGGAGCGCGACGTTGACGATGGAGTATCCGTTTCTCCTAGGCTTCGCAGAGGGCCTCTTTTTTGACGACCACGCACTGCAGGATATCCGGCCTGGGAACTACGCGGGCATGAACGTCTTCTACCAGCTCACTAGTGAGAACCATCTGGCGCAGTggttggctttgcaatggcAACCAGCCAATGACCCCTTTCGCTGCCTCCGTATCATCCAAAAGGGCTGCTGCCTTCAGTGTCTCCTTGGGCGGTTGGGAAAGGTTCTCGAACAGCTACAGAGTAGCGCACATCATCAGTATCAGAGACTTCAGGGATATCCAGTATGCATTATAGCcgggaaggaggaagcttgA